A single region of the Enterobacter cloacae complex sp. R_G8 genome encodes:
- the kdgR gene encoding DNA-binding transcriptional regulator KdgR, protein MAIADLDKQPDSVSSVLKVFGILQALGEEREIGITELSQRVMMSKSTVYRFLQTMKSLGYVAQEGESEKYSLTLKLFELGARALQNVDLVRSADIQMRELSRLTKETIHLGALDEDSIVYIHKIDSMYNLRMYSRIGRRNPLYSTAIGKVLLAWRDREEVKQILDGVEYKRSTQRTITSTDELLTVLDKVREQGYGEDNEEQEEGLRCIGVPVFDRFGVVIAGLSISFPTLRFSEERLHEYVAILHTAARKISEQMGYNEYPF, encoded by the coding sequence ATGGCAATTGCAGATTTGGATAAACAACCCGATTCTGTTTCTTCCGTGCTGAAGGTGTTTGGCATCCTGCAGGCGCTCGGAGAAGAGCGTGAAATTGGTATTACAGAATTGTCGCAGCGTGTGATGATGTCGAAAAGCACCGTTTATCGCTTTTTGCAAACCATGAAGTCACTGGGTTATGTCGCACAGGAAGGCGAGTCTGAAAAGTATTCTCTGACGCTAAAACTGTTCGAATTAGGCGCCCGTGCGCTGCAAAACGTTGACCTGGTTCGTAGTGCAGATATCCAGATGCGTGAGCTCTCTCGCCTGACTAAAGAGACCATTCACCTGGGGGCGCTGGATGAAGACAGCATCGTTTACATCCATAAAATTGACTCAATGTATAACCTGCGCATGTATTCCCGCATTGGTCGCCGCAATCCGCTGTACAGTACCGCTATCGGTAAAGTGCTGCTGGCATGGCGCGATCGTGAAGAAGTGAAGCAGATCCTCGATGGTGTGGAGTATAAACGTAGCACTCAGCGTACTATCACCAGCACGGATGAACTGTTAACGGTGCTCGATAAGGTACGTGAGCAGGGCTACGGCGAAGATAACGAAGAGCAGGAAGAAGGGCTGCGCTGTATTGGTGTGCCGGTATTCGACCGCTTCGGTGTGGTGATTGCGGGCCTGAGTATCTCCTTCCCGACGCTGCGCTTTTCAGAAGAGCGTCTGCATGAGTATGTTGCTATTCTCCATACCGCCGCGCGTAAGATTTCTGAGCAGATGGGCTATAACGAATATCCGTTTTAA
- a CDS encoding YobH family protein, with amino-acid sequence MHLIIRTIIALAVVWIGLLLTGYGVLVGSTENAAGLGIQCKYLTAQGMSTAQYLHSDSGIIGLTNCPVLRKTSVVIDNG; translated from the coding sequence ATGCATTTAATCATTCGAACAATTATTGCACTGGCCGTAGTCTGGATTGGCCTTTTGTTAACCGGATATGGTGTGCTTGTGGGAAGCACCGAAAACGCTGCTGGATTAGGCATCCAGTGTAAATACCTGACCGCACAGGGAATGAGCACAGCACAGTACCTGCATTCTGATAGTGGGATCATCGGTTTAACCAACTGTCCGGTCCTGCGTAAAACCTCCGTCGTCATTGATAATGGTTAA
- the mgrB gene encoding PhoP/PhoQ regulator MgrB: MKKIRWVILVIVLIACVVLWTQTINVMCDQDVQFFSGVCAINKFIPW; the protein is encoded by the coding sequence GTGAAAAAAATACGCTGGGTAATTCTGGTTATCGTGCTGATTGCATGCGTGGTGTTGTGGACGCAGACGATCAATGTGATGTGCGATCAGGATGTACAGTTTTTTAGCGGCGTTTGCGCAATCAATAAGTTTATTCCGTGGTAA
- a CDS encoding YebO family protein has translation MGELLNSGLMNMASLMVSVIVLVVGLVIWFFVNRASSRTNEQIELLEALLDQQKRQNALLRRLCEANEPEEKDAAKETVAEESDDKDDFIRLVAER, from the coding sequence ATGGGTGAGTTACTGAATTCAGGGCTGATGAATATGGCATCCCTGATGGTCTCTGTCATTGTTCTGGTGGTGGGGCTCGTCATCTGGTTTTTCGTGAACCGCGCGAGCTCACGGACTAACGAGCAGATCGAACTGCTGGAAGCGCTGCTCGATCAGCAAAAGCGTCAGAATGCGCTGTTACGCCGACTGTGCGAGGCTAACGAACCGGAAGAGAAAGACGCGGCAAAAGAAACCGTCGCCGAAGAGAGCGACGACAAAGACGATTTTATCCGTCTGGTGGCTGAGCGTTAA
- a CDS encoding MBL fold metallo-hydrolase translates to MVWKNPWYDPSLKHHTPNGFQNTQPGGHQPGDLDRWRKARKEAGLPKPPALGYEAFIHQWWQPVALNQPLEDGVWWLGHASMLLQMGGNTLLTDPVFSRRASPVPFLGPLRRTPPALSVEQLTQLDAVVISHNHYDHLDHATIRRILKRFPDVSFFVPLGLAQWFRRRGARRIVELDWWQSITWQGITLTAVPAQHWSMRTFWNRNRSLWCGWVFEGRQRRFWFSGDTGYTPELLLIPERLGKIDAAALPVGAYAPRWFMAVHHMDPQSAVALWQQLGSPLAFPIHWGVFELADESLDEPVRELTDALVNLAPVNNSFRILKIGEYLSL, encoded by the coding sequence GTGGTCTGGAAAAATCCCTGGTATGACCCCTCCCTGAAACACCACACCCCGAACGGTTTTCAGAATACCCAACCTGGTGGGCATCAGCCCGGTGACCTTGATCGCTGGCGTAAAGCGCGTAAAGAGGCCGGTTTGCCTAAACCTCCGGCACTCGGTTATGAGGCGTTTATCCACCAGTGGTGGCAACCTGTCGCGCTAAATCAACCCCTTGAAGATGGGGTATGGTGGCTGGGGCATGCGAGTATGCTGCTGCAAATGGGCGGCAATACTCTTCTCACCGACCCGGTGTTTTCCCGGCGCGCCTCTCCCGTACCGTTCCTGGGCCCCTTGCGCAGAACGCCTCCCGCTCTCTCTGTGGAACAACTCACGCAGCTTGATGCAGTGGTTATCTCCCACAATCATTACGATCACCTTGATCACGCGACCATTCGCCGTATCCTGAAGCGCTTTCCGGACGTCAGTTTCTTCGTGCCGTTAGGTCTTGCACAGTGGTTTCGCCGCCGGGGAGCAAGGCGCATTGTTGAGCTCGACTGGTGGCAGAGTATCACCTGGCAGGGGATAACCCTGACCGCCGTGCCGGCACAGCACTGGAGTATGCGAACATTCTGGAACCGCAATCGCTCCCTGTGGTGTGGCTGGGTCTTTGAAGGTCGTCAACGACGTTTCTGGTTTAGCGGCGATACGGGTTATACCCCGGAGCTGCTTTTGATCCCGGAACGGCTGGGAAAAATTGACGCCGCCGCGTTGCCGGTTGGCGCCTATGCACCAAGATGGTTCATGGCGGTACACCACATGGATCCGCAGTCTGCTGTCGCTTTGTGGCAGCAACTGGGTAGCCCGTTAGCGTTTCCCATCCACTGGGGCGTGTTTGAACTGGCGGATGAATCCCTTGATGAACCCGTCAGAGAGTTAACTGACGCGCTTGTTAATTTAGCACCGGTTAATAATTCCTTCAGGATACTGAAAATTGGTGAATATTTATCCTTGTAA
- the cspE gene encoding transcription antiterminator/RNA stability regulator CspE, with protein MAKIKGQVKWFNESKGFGFITPADGSKDVFVHFSAIQGNGFKTLAEGQNVEFEIQDGQKGPAAVNVTAI; from the coding sequence ATGGCAAAGATTAAAGGTCAAGTTAAGTGGTTCAACGAGTCTAAAGGTTTTGGTTTCATTACTCCTGCTGACGGCAGCAAAGACGTGTTCGTACACTTCTCTGCAATCCAGGGTAACGGCTTCAAAACTCTGGCTGAAGGCCAGAACGTTGAGTTCGAAATTCAGGACGGCCAGAAAGGCCCAGCTGCAGTTAACGTAACGGCTATCTGA
- the ftsI gene encoding peptidoglycan glycosyltransferase FtsI codes for MSAGSFTPARFALLCFAIFCSLAFLLGRVAWLQIIKPDNLVKQEDMRSLREVAIDAPRGMIMDREGRPLAVSVPVRAVWADPKTVLAKGGVGFDDRWQALASALHLSLSTLASRINSNPQGRFIYLARQVDPAQAQWIDKLNLPGINLRDESRRFYPAGHVAANLIGFTNIDGQGIEGVEKSFNAQLMGKAGVRQVREDRYGHVVENLTEVAPVPAHNIQLSIDERLQTITEDALDNAVAWNKAESGASVLINIPTGEILAMASYPDFNPNNREGATLNDFRNRAISDTFEPGSTVKPLVLMTALQQGLVQPDSVIDTHPYILDGHRIRDVGYYPELTMTGILQKSSDTGVSRLSLAMPIQHLIDTYRNFGFGTNTGLGLTGESSGLLPQRKFWSQLDRATFAFGYGLMVTPLQLAHVYATIGGYGLERPLSITRIDPPVIGHRVMPEEIAHEVEHMMESVALPGGGGVKAAVRDYRVAVKTGTAKKIDDSGKYVDKYVAYTAGVAPASDPRFALVVVINDPQNGAYYGGAVSAPVFSEIMGNVLRLENVKPDGLPADSGHLIVMR; via the coding sequence ATGAGTGCCGGGAGTTTCACCCCGGCGCGGTTTGCGCTGCTCTGTTTTGCTATTTTTTGTAGTCTTGCATTTTTGCTCGGGCGCGTTGCCTGGCTGCAAATTATTAAACCTGACAATCTGGTGAAGCAGGAAGATATGCGATCGCTGCGTGAGGTGGCGATTGATGCCCCGCGCGGGATGATCATGGATCGTGAAGGCCGACCACTGGCGGTGAGTGTGCCTGTCAGAGCCGTGTGGGCAGACCCCAAAACAGTGCTGGCGAAAGGTGGTGTTGGGTTTGATGACCGCTGGCAGGCGCTGGCCAGTGCGCTGCATCTCTCCCTCAGCACGCTGGCATCGCGCATTAACAGTAATCCGCAGGGGCGATTCATCTATCTTGCCCGGCAAGTCGATCCTGCTCAGGCGCAGTGGATCGATAAACTGAATTTGCCGGGTATCAATTTGCGTGATGAGTCCCGCCGTTTCTATCCGGCAGGTCATGTGGCCGCAAACCTTATTGGTTTCACCAATATTGATGGTCAGGGCATTGAAGGCGTAGAGAAGAGTTTCAACGCGCAACTTATGGGTAAGGCCGGAGTCAGGCAGGTGAGGGAAGACCGCTATGGGCACGTGGTGGAAAACCTGACGGAAGTGGCGCCGGTACCCGCACATAATATCCAGTTGAGCATTGACGAGCGGCTACAAACCATTACCGAGGATGCGCTTGATAATGCGGTGGCCTGGAATAAAGCCGAGTCGGGTGCATCGGTACTGATCAATATCCCCACCGGGGAAATACTCGCCATGGCGAGCTACCCCGATTTCAACCCTAACAACCGTGAAGGTGCAACGTTAAACGATTTCCGTAATCGTGCGATTAGCGATACCTTCGAACCCGGCTCTACCGTCAAACCGCTGGTCCTGATGACGGCATTACAGCAGGGCCTGGTCCAGCCAGACAGCGTCATTGATACCCATCCGTATATCCTTGACGGTCACCGTATCCGCGATGTGGGTTACTACCCGGAACTGACGATGACCGGGATCCTGCAAAAATCGAGCGACACCGGCGTATCCCGTCTCTCTCTGGCAATGCCCATCCAGCATCTTATCGACACCTACCGGAATTTTGGCTTTGGCACAAATACCGGACTTGGTTTAACGGGAGAAAGCTCAGGGCTACTGCCGCAGCGTAAATTCTGGAGTCAACTTGACAGGGCAACGTTTGCTTTCGGCTACGGCCTGATGGTGACACCACTTCAGCTGGCGCACGTCTACGCCACCATCGGAGGGTATGGGCTGGAGCGTCCGCTCTCAATCACCCGTATCGACCCGCCGGTGATAGGCCACAGAGTCATGCCAGAAGAGATCGCGCATGAAGTGGAACACATGATGGAAAGCGTGGCGCTTCCGGGCGGCGGAGGGGTTAAAGCCGCGGTACGGGATTACCGTGTGGCGGTCAAAACCGGTACAGCGAAGAAGATTGATGACAGTGGCAAGTACGTCGATAAATATGTCGCCTATACCGCAGGCGTTGCCCCTGCCAGCGACCCGCGTTTTGCACTGGTGGTGGTCATAAACGATCCGCAGAACGGAGCCTATTATGGGGGGGCCGTTTCAGCGCCCGTTTTCAGTGAGATCATGGGGAATGTGCTGCGCCTGGAGAACGTGAAACCGGATGGCCTGCCGGCGGATTCCGGCCACCTTATCGTCATGCGATAA
- the rlmA gene encoding 23S rRNA (guanine(745)-N(1))-methyltransferase — MPFSCPLCHARLTRSEKSYACPQGHQFDMAKEGYVNLLPVQHKRSRDPGDSAEMMQARRAFLDAGHYQPLRETVAQLLGENLADNASALLDIGCGEGYYTARFAEIAREKGAQTMGLDVSKVAIRAAAKRYAAVMFCVASSHRLPFDDASMDAVVRIYAPCKAEELARVVKPGGWVITVTPGPRHLMELKGLIYDDVRLHAPHSEQLAGFVLRQEHTVAYEMDLKGNEAVALLQMTPFAWRAKPAVWETLAAHSTFRCQTDFSIHCWQRED, encoded by the coding sequence ATGCCCTTCAGTTGCCCCCTTTGTCACGCGCGCCTGACGCGTTCTGAGAAAAGTTATGCGTGTCCGCAGGGACATCAGTTTGATATGGCGAAAGAAGGGTATGTGAATCTTCTGCCGGTGCAGCATAAACGCTCCCGCGATCCGGGCGACAGCGCTGAGATGATGCAGGCGCGCCGCGCATTTCTGGATGCCGGGCACTATCAGCCACTCCGGGAAACCGTCGCGCAGCTGCTCGGTGAAAATCTCGCGGATAATGCGTCGGCTTTGCTGGATATCGGCTGCGGGGAAGGGTATTACACCGCAAGGTTTGCGGAGATTGCGCGCGAGAAGGGCGCTCAAACGATGGGGCTGGATGTGTCGAAAGTGGCGATTCGCGCCGCGGCTAAACGCTATGCGGCGGTGATGTTCTGTGTGGCGTCGAGCCACCGGCTGCCGTTTGATGATGCCAGCATGGATGCCGTCGTGCGTATTTATGCTCCCTGCAAGGCAGAGGAACTGGCGCGGGTGGTGAAACCCGGTGGATGGGTGATAACCGTCACGCCTGGCCCACGTCACCTGATGGAGCTGAAAGGGCTGATTTATGACGATGTTCGCCTGCATGCCCCCCATTCAGAACAATTGGCTGGTTTTGTGCTCAGGCAGGAACATACCGTCGCGTATGAGATGGACCTGAAAGGGAATGAGGCCGTGGCGTTGCTGCAAATGACGCCGTTTGCATGGCGGGCAAAACCGGCTGTGTGGGAGACGTTGGCGGCGCACTCAACATTTCGCTGCCAGACGGATTTCAGCATCCACTGCTGGCAGCGCGAAGACTAA
- the mntP gene encoding manganese efflux pump MntP, producing the protein MNISATLLLAFGMSMDAFAASIGKGATLHKPKFSEALRTGLIFGAIETLTPLIGWGLGMLASQLVLEWNHWIAFVLLVFLGGRMVIEGFRGSSEEDEEPLHRHGFWLLVTTAIATSLDAMAVGVGLAFLQVNIIATALAIGCATLIMSTLGMMVGRFIGPLLGKRAEILGGIVLIGIGAQILWAHFAA; encoded by the coding sequence ATGAATATCTCCGCCACACTTCTTCTCGCTTTCGGCATGTCCATGGATGCTTTCGCGGCTTCCATCGGTAAAGGCGCCACTCTGCACAAACCCAAATTTTCTGAAGCGCTGCGCACAGGTCTGATATTCGGTGCTATCGAAACGCTAACGCCGCTTATCGGCTGGGGCCTGGGTATGCTGGCCAGCCAGCTGGTGCTGGAGTGGAACCACTGGATAGCATTTGTCCTGCTGGTGTTCCTCGGCGGACGAATGGTGATTGAAGGGTTTCGTGGTAGCAGCGAGGAAGATGAAGAGCCTCTGCACCGCCACGGTTTCTGGCTGCTGGTCACCACCGCGATTGCCACCAGCCTTGATGCCATGGCCGTCGGTGTTGGCCTGGCCTTCCTGCAGGTGAATATTATTGCCACCGCGCTGGCCATCGGTTGCGCCACACTGATCATGTCCACCCTGGGAATGATGGTTGGCCGCTTTATCGGCCCGCTGCTGGGTAAGCGAGCCGAGATCCTGGGCGGGATCGTGTTAATCGGCATTGGTGCCCAAATTCTCTGGGCACACTTCGCCGCTTAG
- a CDS encoding DUF986 family protein, whose translation MTVTDIVLVLFIVALLAYAIYDEFIMPRRHGETLLTLPLLRRGRVDAFIFAGLVAILIYNNVTSHGAILTTWLLCALALMAIYLFWIRVPKIIFKSRGFFFANVWIEYNRIKEMNLSEDGVLVMQLEQRRLLIRVKNIDDLEKIYKLLLKTQ comes from the coding sequence ATGACTGTCACGGATATCGTACTGGTTTTGTTTATTGTTGCCCTTCTTGCTTACGCCATCTATGACGAGTTCATCATGCCCCGCCGCCACGGCGAGACGCTGCTCACCCTTCCCCTTTTGCGACGCGGGCGCGTTGATGCGTTTATCTTCGCGGGCCTCGTTGCCATTCTTATTTACAATAACGTGACCAGTCATGGTGCAATATTAACCACATGGTTATTATGTGCGCTGGCATTAATGGCGATCTACCTGTTCTGGATCCGCGTGCCCAAAATCATTTTTAAAAGCCGCGGATTTTTCTTTGCCAATGTATGGATAGAATATAACCGCATTAAAGAGATGAATTTATCCGAAGATGGCGTGCTGGTCATGCAATTAGAACAGCGCCGCCTGCTTATCCGGGTTAAAAATATTGATGACCTGGAAAAGATATACAAATTACTCCTTAAAACTCAATAA
- a CDS encoding PTS mannose transporter subunit IID produces MVDMTKTTPEKKLTPGDIRGVFIRSNLFQGSWNFERMQALGFCFSMVPAIKRLYPENNEARRQAIKRHLEFFNTHPYVAAPVLGVTLAMEEQRANGAEIDDGAINGIKVGLMGPLAGVGDPIFWGTVRPVFAALGAGIAMSGSLLGPLLFFILFNAVRLLTRYYGVAYGYRKGVDIVKDMGGGFLQKLTEGASILGLFVMGALVNKWTHVNIPLVVSTITGQDGQTRVTTVQTILDQLMPGLVPLLLTFACMWLLRKKVNPLWIIVGFFVIGIAGYAVGLLGL; encoded by the coding sequence ATGGTTGATATGACTAAAACTACCCCTGAGAAGAAACTCACTCCGGGTGATATTCGTGGCGTGTTCATCCGTTCTAACCTGTTTCAGGGTTCATGGAACTTCGAACGTATGCAGGCCCTGGGCTTCTGCTTCTCCATGGTACCGGCGATCAAACGCCTCTATCCGGAGAACAACGAAGCACGTCGTCAGGCGATTAAGCGTCACCTGGAATTCTTTAACACCCATCCTTACGTAGCAGCTCCGGTTCTGGGCGTTACCCTGGCGATGGAAGAGCAGCGTGCAAACGGCGCAGAGATTGACGATGGTGCCATCAACGGTATCAAAGTCGGTCTGATGGGGCCGCTGGCAGGTGTAGGTGACCCGATCTTCTGGGGTACGGTTCGCCCGGTCTTTGCCGCGCTGGGGGCGGGTATCGCGATGAGCGGCAGCCTGCTCGGTCCACTGCTGTTTTTCATCCTGTTCAATGCGGTGCGCCTGCTGACCCGTTACTACGGCGTGGCGTACGGTTACCGTAAAGGGGTGGATATCGTTAAAGATATGGGCGGTGGCTTCCTGCAAAAACTGACTGAGGGGGCGTCAATCCTCGGCCTGTTTGTGATGGGGGCACTGGTTAACAAGTGGACGCACGTGAACATCCCACTGGTGGTTTCGACCATCACCGGACAGGATGGGCAAACCCGTGTCACTACCGTGCAGACCATCCTCGACCAGCTGATGCCAGGCCTGGTGCCGCTGCTGCTGACCTTCGCCTGTATGTGGCTGCTGCGTAAGAAAGTCAACCCACTGTGGATCATCGTTGGCTTCTTCGTCATCGGTATCGCGGGCTACGCTGTCGGCCTGCTGGGTCTGTAA
- the manY gene encoding PTS mannose transporter subunit IIC has translation MEITTLQIVLVFIVACIAGMESVLDEFQFHRPLVACTLIGAVLGDMKTGIIIGGTLEMIALGWMNIGAAVAPDAALASIISTVLVIAGHQSIGAGIALAIPLAAAGQVLTIIVRTITVAFQHAADKAAENGNLTALSWIHVSSLFLQAMRIAIPAVIVAISVGTSEVQGMLNAIPEVVTSGLNIAGGMIVVVGYAMVINMMRAGYLMPFFYLGFVTAAFTNFNLVALGVIGAVMAILYIQLSPKYNRVAGAPAQAAGNNDLDNELD, from the coding sequence ATGGAGATTACCACTCTTCAGATTGTGCTGGTGTTCATCGTCGCGTGTATTGCGGGTATGGAATCCGTACTTGATGAATTTCAGTTCCACCGTCCTCTGGTGGCCTGTACGCTGATTGGTGCCGTTCTCGGTGATATGAAAACCGGTATCATCATCGGTGGTACCCTGGAAATGATCGCCCTCGGCTGGATGAACATCGGTGCGGCAGTTGCGCCCGATGCCGCGCTGGCGTCCATTATTTCGACCGTGCTGGTTATTGCCGGTCATCAAAGCATTGGTGCCGGTATCGCACTGGCTATTCCGCTGGCCGCAGCAGGCCAGGTACTGACCATTATCGTTCGTACTATCACCGTGGCTTTCCAGCATGCGGCGGATAAGGCGGCCGAAAACGGCAATCTTACGGCGCTCTCCTGGATCCACGTCTCGTCCCTGTTCCTGCAGGCGATGCGTATCGCTATTCCGGCCGTTATCGTCGCTATCTCCGTGGGGACCAGCGAAGTTCAGGGCATGCTCAACGCGATCCCTGAAGTGGTTACCAGCGGTCTGAACATCGCCGGTGGTATGATCGTGGTGGTCGGTTATGCGATGGTCATCAACATGATGCGCGCAGGCTACCTGATGCCATTCTTCTACCTGGGCTTCGTGACCGCCGCCTTCACCAACTTCAACCTGGTTGCTCTCGGTGTGATTGGTGCGGTGATGGCGATTCTCTACATCCAGCTCAGCCCGAAATATAACCGCGTTGCGGGTGCCCCAGCGCAGGCTGCTGGCAATAACGATCTCGATAACGAACTGGACTAA
- the manX gene encoding PTS mannose transporter subunit IIAB yields MTIAIVIGTHGWAAEQLLKTAEMLLGGQENVGWIDFVPGENAETLIEKYTAQLSKLDTSKGVLFLVDTWGGSPFNAASRIVVDKEHYEVVAGVNIPMLVETFMARDDNPGFDELVALAVETGREGVKALKAQPVEKPAPVAAAAPKAATPAKPMGPNDYMVIGLARIDDRLIHGQVATRWTKETNVRRIIVVSDEVAADTVRKTLLTQVAPPGVTAHVVDVAKMIRVYNNPKYAGERVMLLFTNPTDVERIVEGGVKITSVNIGGMAFRQGKTQVNNAISVDAKDIEAFNKLNARGIELEARKVSTDPKLKMMDLIGKVGK; encoded by the coding sequence GTGACCATTGCTATTGTCATAGGCACACATGGTTGGGCTGCAGAGCAGCTACTCAAAACAGCAGAGATGCTGTTGGGCGGGCAGGAAAACGTCGGCTGGATCGATTTCGTTCCCGGTGAAAACGCCGAGACGCTGATTGAGAAATACACGGCTCAACTGTCGAAGCTGGATACCAGCAAAGGCGTGCTGTTTCTCGTTGATACATGGGGAGGCAGTCCGTTCAACGCTGCCAGCCGCATTGTCGTCGATAAAGAGCACTATGAAGTTGTCGCAGGGGTCAATATCCCGATGCTGGTGGAAACCTTCATGGCACGCGACGACAATCCGGGTTTTGATGAGCTGGTCGCCCTGGCTGTCGAAACCGGCCGCGAAGGCGTGAAAGCACTGAAGGCGCAGCCGGTTGAGAAACCCGCGCCGGTAGCTGCCGCAGCGCCAAAAGCCGCAACACCCGCAAAACCCATGGGCCCGAACGATTACATGGTTATCGGCCTTGCGCGTATCGATGACCGTTTGATCCATGGTCAGGTGGCCACGCGCTGGACAAAAGAGACCAACGTTCGACGCATTATCGTGGTCAGCGACGAAGTAGCCGCCGACACAGTGCGTAAAACTCTCCTCACCCAGGTTGCTCCTCCGGGCGTTACCGCGCACGTGGTGGATGTCGCCAAGATGATCCGCGTTTACAACAACCCGAAATATGCCGGTGAACGCGTCATGCTTCTGTTCACTAACCCGACAGACGTCGAGCGCATTGTTGAAGGCGGCGTGAAAATCACCTCCGTTAACATTGGTGGTATGGCTTTCCGTCAGGGCAAAACGCAGGTCAACAACGCGATTTCAGTCGATGCGAAGGATATCGAGGCATTCAACAAGCTGAATGCTCGCGGTATTGAACTGGAAGCCCGTAAGGTTTCCACGGACCCGAAACTGAAAATGATGGATTTGATCGGCAAAGTTGGGAAATAA
- the yoaE gene encoding CNNM family cation transport protein YoaE gives MEFLMDPSIWVGLLTLVVLEIVLGIDNLVFIAILADKLPPKQRDKARLIGLSLALVMRLALLSVISWMVTLTKPLFTVMDFTFSGRDLIMLLGGIFLLFKATTELHERLENRQHDDGHGKGYASFWVVVLQIVVLDAVFSLDAVITAVGMVNHLPVMMAAVVIAMAVMLLASKPLTRFVNQHPTVVVLCLSFLLMIGLSLVAEGFGFHIPKGYLYAAIGFSILIELFNQIARRNFIKQQSNQPLRARTADAILRLMGGRRQVNVQSDTENRNPVPVPEGAFVEEERYMINGVLSLASRSLRGIMTPRGEISWVDSRLSVDEIRQQLLSSPHSLFPVCRGELDEIIGVVRAKEMLVALEEGVDVEAIAAASPAIVVPETLDPINLLGVLRRARGSFVIVTNEFGVVQGLVTPLDVLEAIAGEFPDEDETPEIVADGEGWLVKGTTDLHALSHTLGLENVVNDEEDIATVAGLVIAVNGQIPRVGDVIELPPLHITIVEANDYRVDMVRIVKEQSVHDEDE, from the coding sequence ATGGAATTCTTAATGGACCCGTCAATCTGGGTGGGATTACTCACGCTGGTGGTGCTGGAGATCGTACTCGGCATTGATAATCTGGTGTTTATCGCCATCCTTGCAGATAAACTGCCGCCAAAACAGCGTGATAAAGCGCGTCTGATCGGCCTCTCGTTGGCCCTGGTCATGCGACTGGCGCTGCTGTCCGTCATTTCGTGGATGGTCACCCTGACGAAACCGCTGTTTACCGTCATGGATTTCACCTTCTCCGGCCGCGATTTGATCATGCTGCTCGGGGGGATATTCCTGCTGTTTAAAGCCACGACAGAGCTGCACGAGCGGCTGGAGAACCGGCAGCACGATGATGGTCACGGAAAGGGGTATGCCAGCTTCTGGGTAGTGGTGCTGCAGATCGTGGTGCTGGATGCCGTCTTCTCGCTCGATGCGGTGATCACGGCGGTGGGTATGGTGAACCATCTCCCGGTGATGATGGCGGCTGTGGTTATCGCCATGGCGGTTATGCTGCTGGCGTCTAAACCGCTGACCCGCTTTGTGAACCAACATCCGACGGTCGTGGTGCTGTGTCTGAGTTTCCTGCTGATGATTGGTCTGAGCCTGGTTGCGGAAGGCTTCGGTTTCCATATTCCGAAAGGCTACCTGTACGCCGCGATTGGTTTCTCGATCCTGATCGAACTCTTCAATCAGATTGCACGCCGTAACTTCATCAAGCAGCAGTCTAATCAACCGCTGCGTGCCCGTACGGCGGATGCCATCCTGCGTCTGATGGGCGGTCGCCGTCAGGTGAATGTGCAGAGTGACACCGAGAACCGTAACCCGGTTCCGGTGCCGGAAGGGGCGTTTGTGGAAGAAGAGCGTTATATGATTAACGGCGTTCTTTCCCTGGCCTCCCGTTCACTGCGTGGCATCATGACCCCGCGCGGCGAGATAAGCTGGGTGGATTCCCGATTGAGCGTTGATGAAATTCGTCAGCAGCTGCTCTCTTCGCCGCACAGCCTGTTCCCTGTGTGTCGCGGTGAGCTGGATGAGATCATCGGTGTCGTGCGCGCCAAAGAGATGCTGGTGGCGCTGGAAGAGGGCGTTGACGTTGAAGCCATCGCCGCCGCATCGCCGGCTATCGTGGTACCGGAAACGCTGGACCCGATCAACCTGCTTGGCGTATTGCGTCGTGCCCGCGGTAGCTTCGTGATTGTCACCAACGAATTTGGTGTGGTGCAGGGGCTGGTCACGCCGCTGGACGTGCTGGAAGCCATTGCCGGTGAATTCCCGGATGAGGACGAAACACCGGAAATCGTGGCTGATGGTGAAGGCTGGCTGGTGAAAGGTACCACTGACCTGCACGCGCTTTCGCATACGCTGGGGCTGGAAAACGTGGTCAACGATGAAGAAGACATTGCCACTGTTGCCGGTCTGGTCATCGCCGTGAACGGGCAGATCCCGCGCGTGGGCGATGTGATCGAACTGCCACCGTTGCACATCACCATTGTTGAAGCCAACGACTACCGCGTTGATATGGTGCGTATTGTTAAAGAGCAATCCGTGCACGACGAAGACGAGTAA